CTGACTAGACAGGATTTGCGGTTGATTAGGAGTTTAAAGCCTTATATCGAACGCAATGTCGTAGAGGTAGTGGCAGCATTTTATCAAGCTGTAGAAGGTGTGCCATCCTTACTTGAGGTAATTCAAAAGCATAGCTCAAGTGAACGTTTACGCCAAACTTTACGCCATCATATTATAGAAATGTTTGAAGGGCGTATTGATGAAGCCTTTGTGGAGAAGAGAAGACGTGTGGCAAAAATGCATGTAAAGATTAATCTATACCCTAAATGGTATTTAGCTGCCTTTCAAAATCTTGAGAAATCATTAAGAAAAATAGTTTATGAGCTTCAGTTATCAAAGGGCGATGAAGAAAAATTTTGTGAAGCTATTAGTAAAATTTGTAATTTAGAGCAGCAAATAGTTTTAGAGGAATATGATAATTATGCAAATATATTGATGGAAGAGCATCGAAATAGTGTACGCGCACATGTTAAGGATATAATTGGCGGGATCTCAACACAACTAGAAACTCAATCCCAAAGCACGAACGAGACCGTTACGGAACTTATTTTTAGTGCTAAGGAAGTTAATGATTATTTGAAGGACAGTATTAAAGAAGCGAAAACAATGCAAAAAGTATCCAATGAAGGTTATTCCAAAATAGTTTTAATGAATGAGCAAACTGGAAAAATTCATCATAAGACAGTTGATATGGCAGGAATGGTAGGAGATTTAGATAAGTCTTCCTCTAAAATTAAGGATGTTGTCGAAATAGTTAAAAGTATTTCTGGTCAAACAAATTTACTTGCATTGAATTCTGCGATTGAGGCTGCGCGTGCTGGTGAGCATGGAAAAGGTTTTGCTGTTGTTGCAAATGAGGTACGAAAGCTTGCAGATCAAACCAGACATTCAGTGGAGCAAATTGCTGATCTAATAAAAATGTCTAATGGGATAACAAATCAAGTAGTCCATGCAATACAGGAGATTCAAGAGCTAGTGAATAATAGTATGGAACAAAATGCAGAATCTTTAAAAGCATTTGATGCAATATCCGGCTCAGTAGAGGGCTCTATTACCAACTTCCAAAATGTTGGACGACAAATAACAGAATTAGCTACTATTATCGAAACGATTGGTGAATCTTCTGAGGAATTAGAAAAAGTAGCCAATCGATTAGAGACAACAATAAGAGATTTTTAAATGGTAAAACTATGCATCAAGTCTTGCATAGTTTTTTATTGGTTTGGATTCGATAAAACTGCTTTTTAGAAGGATAGAACCTTTTATAGACGGATGAACATAATAGTCAGAAAGAAAGAAGACGTGAACAAATTAGCGAAGACAAGAATTGCCTAGAAAATGCGTGTACTAAGTGTTACGCTATAGGCGAATTGGGGAAATAAAAAGAGGGGTGATCGGAAAATGAAAAAGAAATTATTTATTACACGTAAGTTCCCTGTGCATATTGTGGAACCATTACAAGAATATTACGAAATCGAACAATGGGAAGAGGAAGAAGCGGTTATACCACGGGAAAAATTATTGACGGCTGTTACCGATTGCGAGGTACTGTGGGTCACTATTGAAGATCAAGTGGATGAAGAATTGTTATCGCACGCACCCAATCTTAAATTAGTAACAAACTTAGCTGTTGGCTTTAATAATATTGATGTTAAAGCAATACGCAAACGTGGCATAATGGCAACTAATACCCCTGGAGTCTTAACTAATACCACAGCAGATTTAGTATTTGGCTTATTGCTTGCAACGGCAAGAAGAATTCCGGAAAGTGAACGATATTTACGTGAGGGTAAATGGAAAAGCTGGTATCCAATGCAATTAGTAGGAAAAGACGTATCTGGCGCTACTATTGGAATTATTGGTATGGGGCGTATTGGTCAGGCGGTGGCGAGACGTGCAAAAGGCTTTGATATGAAGATTTTATATAATAATCGAAGACGTCGTCATGAGGCAGAGGAAATGTATGGATTTAAGTATGCTTCATTAGAGGAGCTATTAAAGCTATCGGATTTTGTTGTCATTATGACGCCATATAATAGTGATACTGTGGGTCTTATCGGGGCAGAGGAGCTTGCCTTAATGAAGGATGACGCAGTGTTAATCAATGCATCACGTGGGGGCATTATTGATGAAAATGCTCTCTATCATACACTGAAAAATGGTAAGCTGTGGGCAGCAGGGTTAGATGTTTTTGAGCAAGAGCCTATTGCACTAAATCATCCGTTATTAACGCTACCAAATGTTGTGGCACTTCCACATATCGGGAGTGCATCGCTCGAGACAAGAACGGCTATGTTTATGCTGAACGTGAGGGCACTTACCGCTTATGGACAGGGCAAGGCTGTTTCGAATAGAATCGATTAATGATACCTAAGTAAAATAAAAAGGAGCACATCGTAGTTAGATGTGTTCCTTTTACTTGAAAATAGGTATTATTTATTAAATAAATCAAATAAACCGCCAATTCCGCCTTCACCTTTAGATTGACCGCCACCGCCTTGTGAAATTGGGGCTGCTGCGAAGACACGACTTGCTAATCGGCTGAATGGCAATGATTGAATCCATACTTTACCGGGCCCCTTTAAAGTTGCGAAGAAGATACCTTCACCACCAAATAATGCCGTTTTTACGCCACCAACCATTTCGATATTGTAGTCCACATTAGATGTCATAGCGACTAAACATCCTGTATCTACGCGTAATACTTCACCAGGTTGTAGAGTCTTTTCATGAATAGCTCCACCTGCATGAACGAAAGCCATACCATCACCTTCGAGCTTTTGCATAATAAAGCCTTCACCACCGAAGAACCCTACACCAATTTTTTTCTGGAATTCGACACCAACTGAAACGCCTTTGGCAGCAGCTAAAAATGCATCCTTTTGACAAATAATTTTTCCGTTTAATTGACTTAAATCCATTGGGATGATTTTTCCTGGATACGGAGAAGCGAAATAAACATGACGTTTGCCTGAACCAGCATTCGTAAATGTTGTCATAAATAAGCTTTCACCAGTAATAAGTCGTTTACCTGCACCGAGTAGTTTTCCCATAATGCCACTATTTTGGCTTCCTTTTGAGCCATCACCGAAAATTGTTTCCATATGGATTGCATCATCCATCATCATTAATGCTCCTGCTTCAGCTACTACTGTTTCTTGAGGGTCAAGCTCAACTTCTACGTATTGCATGTCGTCGCCAAAAATTTGGTAGTCAATTTCATGATTATTCATAATAGGATTCCTCCAAAAGTAATTTTGTTGTTACTGTATACGATTATAAGGGACATTAGTTTCATTGCAAAATTAATTATTTTAGAAAAAAAGGGAATAACATAGAAAATGTCGAATATAAAAAACTAGAATGTGTATTATTTATTTTCATTTAGTCAAGTGCCTAAGTGATTGTTAATATAATGATTACAAAAGGTACCTTCTGTGAAAGGTTTAGCAATGTCTTTTCTACGGAAGTTAAGCTAAAGGAAAATAAGGCCTCTGGCGGTTGTCACCGATGTTGCTAAGTGGGAGAGATGTTTGGTGAAAATTCGGAATTTTGACATATTTAATATTGATTAAATAGAGTGATAGATAATACCTGCATGCGATGTAACGATTTAGCAACGTAGCCGAGGCATCTAGATTACTTCAGGGGGTGTGAGTATTGGAAATCAAAAACTTTATCGGTGGTGAATGGGTAACACATTCCCATTTACAAAGTATAGCAGTGACTAACCCTGCGAATGGAGAGGAGCTAGCAACTATTCCGCGTTCCACAGTAAATGAGGTAAATGAAGCGGTAGCGTTTGCTAAGCAGGCACAAAAAAGTTGGGCATTAGTACCCGCGCCTAAACGTGCTGATTATTTATATGCAATCGGTCAAAAAATGAAAGAGAAGAAGGAATATTTGGCGACCGTTTTAACGAAAGAGATGGGAAAGGTAATTGAAGAGGCTAGAGGTGAGGTACAAGAAGGGATAGATATGGCTTATTATATGGCTGGTGAGGGTCGAAGATTGTTTGGGGAAACAACACCGTCTGAACTTGCTAATAAATTTGCAATGAGTGTCCGGGCACCTATAGGGGTCGTCGGCTTAATTACTCCTTGGAATTTCCCGGTGGCAATAGCAACATGGAAATCATTCCCTGCCATTGTTGCGGGCAATACATTTATTTGGAAGCCCTCCAATGAGACACCGATGATGGCCTATGAAATGGGTAAAATTTTTGAAGAAATCGGTCTACCGAACGGGGTAGCAAATATTGTATTTGGCAGTGGCCCAACAGTAGGAACAGCCTTAATTGAGCATCCAGATGTTAAGGTCATTTCATTTACTGGCTCAACAACTACAGGAAGTAAAGTAGCGGAGCTGGGAGGAAGGCATCTGAAAAAGATTTCACTAGAGATGGGTGGGAAAAATGCAGTAATTGTTATGGACGATGCTGATTTACAGCTGGCTACAGAAGGGATTTTATGGAGTGCATTTGGCACAGCTGGTCAAAGATGTACAGCATGTAGTCGAGTGATTGTGCATAAAGATGTAAGAGAAGAACTAGAAAAACGTCTATTGGACGAAATGCAAAAGTTAACAATTGGGAACGGCCTAGATGAGCAGGTAAAAATAGGACCAGTAATTAATAAAGCAGCATTAGAAAAAATCAATCACTATGTGCAAATCGGTAAACAAGAAGGAGCGACATTGTTAGCAGGTGGCAGAATATTAAACGAAACACCCTATGATAAAGGATTTTATTATGAGCCAACACTGTTTACTAATGTTAAGCCAAACATGATTATTGCACAGGAGGAAATCTTTGGTCCTGTCGTTTCAATAATCGAAGTAGCAAGTTTAGAGGAAGCGATCGAAGTAAACAATAGCGTGAAATTTGGCTTATCCAGCTCAATTTTCTCACAGAATGTGAATACAATTTTCCGCGCCCAGCGAGATTTAGACACAGGGATTGTTTATGTGAATGCAGGCACAACAGGGGCAGAAATCCATTTACCATTTGGGGGCACGAAAGGTACGGGGAATGGTCACCGTGACTCAGGAGTAGCTGCCTTAGATGTTTATACCGAATGGAAAAGTATTTATGTAGACTATAGCGGTAAATTACAAAGAGCACAAATCGATACAGAGTAACAGATCAACGAAAGGGGATGTTCTTGATGAAGGTTGTTGTATTAGGTGCAGGTTTAATGGGAAAAGAGGTAGCTCGTGATTTAATTAAAAATAATAGAGTAGAACGTGTAATCTTAGGGGACATAGATGTAGAGGTGGCACAGGATTTTGTGAACACGTTAAACACAGATAAGGTTGAGGTAGTGGAGCTTCATGCAGAGAACGATGAATCTTTAATGGATGTCATATCTAAAGGCGATGTGGTCGTAAATGCTCTTTTCTATTCCTTTAATGAACGTGTAGCAAGAGCAGCAATTGAGGCTGGCGTACATTCCGTGGATTTAGGTGGACATATCGGTGGGGTAACGGAAAAAATTTTAGATCTTCATGAAGACGCAAAAGCTAAAGGCGTAACAATTATTCCTGATCTGGGCGTTGCTCCTGGAATGGTCAATATCTTAGCGGGCTATGGTGCATCAAAATTAGATGAAGTCGAATCTATTAAGCTATTTGTAGGAGGTATTCCAACAGAGCCGAAGCCACCTCTTCATTACACGCGAGTATTTTCTTTAGATGGGGTTTTTGATCATTATACAGAGCCTTCAAAAGCCATTCAAAAAGGAAAACTCAAGGAAGTTCCATCTCTATCAGGTGTTGAACCTATTTATTTTGACGATTTTGGTGTGCTAGAGGCATTTTATACATCAGGTGGAATTTCCACGCTGTATAAGACATTCCCAAATGTCCGCACATTAGAGTACAAAACAATTCGTTATAAGGGGCACGCAGAGAAATTTAAGCTGTTAGCTGATTTAGGATTCCTTGATTCTACAAATAAGGTAGAGGTAGATAATCAAGAAGTGCCTGTTCGAGCAGTTGTGCGAGAGGCACTTAAAAAGAAGCTTGAGCTTGGTACAAAACCGGATGCTGTACTGCTGCGCGTCATTGTTGCTGGGGAAAAGGCTCAGCAGCAAGTAACATACGAGTACGAGATGGTCGTTAGAAAAGATATGACAATAAATGAAACAGCTATGGCTCGTGCAACGGCTAATACAATTTCTGTAGTTGCGCAAATGATTGGTGAAGGGACAATTACAAAGCGCGGTGTATTTGCGCCTGAATCAATTGTTCCAGGAGATACGTATATAGAAGAGATGGCAAAACGGGGTGTTGTCATAAAAGAGACATCCCATAAATCTGCAATGATTGTGAAATGGTAGGTGTCAACCATGAATTTTGACTTTACCACTGAGCAGGAGCTACTACGAAAAACCGTTCGACAATTTGTAGATGATGAAATCATGCCGAATATTGCAAAGTGGGATGCAATGGGAGGCTTTGATGCAAAGATTTGGTCAGGACTTGCTGAGCTTGGCTTAATGGGCGTATGCGTTCCTGAAAAATACGGTGGTAGTGGTATGGATTATAATGCACTTGCTATTGTTTGTGAGGAACTCGAGCGAGGAGATACGGCATTCCGAACAGCAGTTTCAGTTCATACGGGCTTGAATAGTATGACCTTAATGCAATGGGGGACAGAGGAGCAGAAGCAACAATACCTTGTTCCACAGGCAAAGGGTGTTCGAATTGGGGCATTTGGTCTAACAGAGCCTGGAGCTGGTTCAGATGTAGCGGCCATGACTACGACTGCTGTACGAGATGGAGATTTTTATGTTATAAATGGGCAAAAAACATGGATCTCCTTATGTGATATAGCTGATCATTTTATTGTTTTTGCCTATACAGATAAATCGAAGAAACATCACGGTATTAGTGCATTTATTATAGAGCAATCAATTGCTGGCTTTACCTCAAAGGCTATTAAGGGGAAATACGGTATTCGTGCTGGTAATACTGGTGAGCTCTTTTTTGAAGATTTACGTGTACCAGTAGAGAATCGACTAGGAGAAGAGGGCGAGGGCTTTAAAATTGCCATGTCTGCTCTTGATAATGGTCGTTTCACCGTAGCTGCTGGTGCTGTGGGACTCATTCAAGCATGCCTTGAGGCAAGTGTGAAATATTGTCATGAACGTGAAACATTTGGCAAGCCTATTGGTGAACATCAGCTAGTAGGACAAATGATTGCCAACATGGAGGCAGGCTATCAAATGAGTCGTCTACTTGTCTATCGTGTTGGTGAACTAAAAAACAAAGGTGTTCGAAATACGAGAGAGACGTCTCTTGCAAAATGGCAGGCCTGTGATTTTGCTAACAAAGCAGCAGATGACGCAGTGCAAATTCATGGTGCCTATGGTTATTCAGATGAATATCCAGTTGCGCGTTATTTGCGTAACTCTAAAGCACCTGTTATTTATGAAGGCACACGTGAAATTCATACTATTATGCAGGCTGATTATGTATTAGGGAGACGTCAGGATAAACCTTTAGGTAAAATGCTACCACCCTGGCCTTTTAATGAATAAACGAGAGGAGAGTGTTCCTCTCGTTTTTCTTATGGAGTAATATACGATTAAAAAAATTTCTGAAAAATGTAACTTTCCAACTTTACAGCAGTCTAATTGATAAACATATGAAAGAGAGGAAAAAAGATGAAAAACAAATGGATAGCAATTATGGTTATTGCCGTACTCGCCATTTTACCTGGGATCATTACGTTGACGATGGCCCCAACCGTTGAAGCAAAAGCAGCTAATGTTAGTATGGCCACTAAAAGCTGGCAAGCAACTTTTACGAAAGCCTTGAAAGATAGCAAGATAACAGAAGAAACTGTTTACGTTACAAATAGCAAGGATCAAAAAGTAGAAGCAACTATCACACTAGGAGAAGATAAAAAGACATTAATTGTTAGTGATTTAGCACCTGGTAATTATAAATTACATGTTCAGAAGGATGCTTTTGTTCTTGGTGGACCGAAAGCAGCATCACAAGTAATTTCTTTTACCATTATTGAAAAGCTTGAAGCAGTAAAATCTGAGAGAGAGTTACAGCAATATTTTGACACTCTTTTAGCTAACCCAGATAAGGAAGTGAAATATGATTCAAGTAGAGAAATGGAAAGCAAGGCAGATAGCCCAAGTGTAAGCAGTAATTCCTCTATGACAAACAATCAAGTAGAGGGGGTTGAAGAAGGTGATTTAGTCGTTGTAAAGGATAGTTTTATTTATTCTGTAAAAGAACATAGTATTACAGTGGTAGATGCAACCAATCCAAAAAATTTAGCATTAGCAGCGACTCTAAAAATAGAAGATTCAAAATATATTTCAAAGCTTGCTTTATACGATCATTTGTTAATTGCAATTGGGGATAAATATTTAGAAAAAGCAGGCACGAGCATGTCAACAGCTACTTTGTATGATATTTCAAATCCTAAGAGCCCCAAATTCTTACGTGAAGTAGGGCAAGAGGGATATTTACAGGATATTCGTATTACCAATGACACATTATATTTAATTGGTAACATGTTTCCAAATTATTGGGCGCTT
This genomic stretch from Lysinibacillus pakistanensis harbors:
- a CDS encoding aldehyde dehydrogenase family protein, which gives rise to MEIKNFIGGEWVTHSHLQSIAVTNPANGEELATIPRSTVNEVNEAVAFAKQAQKSWALVPAPKRADYLYAIGQKMKEKKEYLATVLTKEMGKVIEEARGEVQEGIDMAYYMAGEGRRLFGETTPSELANKFAMSVRAPIGVVGLITPWNFPVAIATWKSFPAIVAGNTFIWKPSNETPMMAYEMGKIFEEIGLPNGVANIVFGSGPTVGTALIEHPDVKVISFTGSTTTGSKVAELGGRHLKKISLEMGGKNAVIVMDDADLQLATEGILWSAFGTAGQRCTACSRVIVHKDVREELEKRLLDEMQKLTIGNGLDEQVKIGPVINKAALEKINHYVQIGKQEGATLLAGGRILNETPYDKGFYYEPTLFTNVKPNMIIAQEEIFGPVVSIIEVASLEEAIEVNNSVKFGLSSSIFSQNVNTIFRAQRDLDTGIVYVNAGTTGAEIHLPFGGTKGTGNGHRDSGVAALDVYTEWKSIYVDYSGKLQRAQIDTE
- a CDS encoding acyl-CoA dehydrogenase family protein, coding for MNFDFTTEQELLRKTVRQFVDDEIMPNIAKWDAMGGFDAKIWSGLAELGLMGVCVPEKYGGSGMDYNALAIVCEELERGDTAFRTAVSVHTGLNSMTLMQWGTEEQKQQYLVPQAKGVRIGAFGLTEPGAGSDVAAMTTTAVRDGDFYVINGQKTWISLCDIADHFIVFAYTDKSKKHHGISAFIIEQSIAGFTSKAIKGKYGIRAGNTGELFFEDLRVPVENRLGEEGEGFKIAMSALDNGRFTVAAGAVGLIQACLEASVKYCHERETFGKPIGEHQLVGQMIANMEAGYQMSRLLVYRVGELKNKGVRNTRETSLAKWQACDFANKAADDAVQIHGAYGYSDEYPVARYLRNSKAPVIYEGTREIHTIMQADYVLGRRQDKPLGKMLPPWPFNE
- a CDS encoding globin-coupled sensor protein; translation: MFHIGNRPKKNTIEISNESSIGVIIQDQERLLQINLINLTRQDLRLIRSLKPYIERNVVEVVAAFYQAVEGVPSLLEVIQKHSSSERLRQTLRHHIIEMFEGRIDEAFVEKRRRVAKMHVKINLYPKWYLAAFQNLEKSLRKIVYELQLSKGDEEKFCEAISKICNLEQQIVLEEYDNYANILMEEHRNSVRAHVKDIIGGISTQLETQSQSTNETVTELIFSAKEVNDYLKDSIKEAKTMQKVSNEGYSKIVLMNEQTGKIHHKTVDMAGMVGDLDKSSSKIKDVVEIVKSISGQTNLLALNSAIEAARAGEHGKGFAVVANEVRKLADQTRHSVEQIADLIKMSNGITNQVVHAIQEIQELVNNSMEQNAESLKAFDAISGSVEGSITNFQNVGRQITELATIIETIGESSEELEKVANRLETTIRDF
- a CDS encoding TIGR00266 family protein — its product is MNNHEIDYQIFGDDMQYVEVELDPQETVVAEAGALMMMDDAIHMETIFGDGSKGSQNSGIMGKLLGAGKRLITGESLFMTTFTNAGSGKRHVYFASPYPGKIIPMDLSQLNGKIICQKDAFLAAAKGVSVGVEFQKKIGVGFFGGEGFIMQKLEGDGMAFVHAGGAIHEKTLQPGEVLRVDTGCLVAMTSNVDYNIEMVGGVKTALFGGEGIFFATLKGPGKVWIQSLPFSRLASRVFAAAPISQGGGGQSKGEGGIGGLFDLFNK
- a CDS encoding saccharopine dehydrogenase family protein; its protein translation is MKVVVLGAGLMGKEVARDLIKNNRVERVILGDIDVEVAQDFVNTLNTDKVEVVELHAENDESLMDVISKGDVVVNALFYSFNERVARAAIEAGVHSVDLGGHIGGVTEKILDLHEDAKAKGVTIIPDLGVAPGMVNILAGYGASKLDEVESIKLFVGGIPTEPKPPLHYTRVFSLDGVFDHYTEPSKAIQKGKLKEVPSLSGVEPIYFDDFGVLEAFYTSGGISTLYKTFPNVRTLEYKTIRYKGHAEKFKLLADLGFLDSTNKVEVDNQEVPVRAVVREALKKKLELGTKPDAVLLRVIVAGEKAQQQVTYEYEMVVRKDMTINETAMARATANTISVVAQMIGEGTITKRGVFAPESIVPGDTYIEEMAKRGVVIKETSHKSAMIVKW
- a CDS encoding 2-hydroxyacid dehydrogenase — its product is MKKKLFITRKFPVHIVEPLQEYYEIEQWEEEEAVIPREKLLTAVTDCEVLWVTIEDQVDEELLSHAPNLKLVTNLAVGFNNIDVKAIRKRGIMATNTPGVLTNTTADLVFGLLLATARRIPESERYLREGKWKSWYPMQLVGKDVSGATIGIIGMGRIGQAVARRAKGFDMKILYNNRRRRHEAEEMYGFKYASLEELLKLSDFVVIMTPYNSDTVGLIGAEELALMKDDAVLINASRGGIIDENALYHTLKNGKLWAAGLDVFEQEPIALNHPLLTLPNVVALPHIGSASLETRTAMFMLNVRALTAYGQGKAVSNRID